The Spirosoma sp. SC4-14 DNA window ATGTCTCGTCTTGTCCAGAGAATGAGTTCCTTAAACGTATAGTTACGGCCAGTGTGCATAGGTTATTCGGGTCTTTGTGTTTGAGAAGAAACAATACCCAGCGCATAATTAAGCTGGATGGCGATAATGCAGGCAATGCTTAAATAAGTGCTGACGAAACAGAGGAGTGCACAAAAAAAATAGAGACTTTGGGCCGTTCGGATGCGGCTCCTGACGGCCTGGTCAACAAGTATCTTCTTCTCGTCGTGGAGAGATAAATAATCGTGTTTGTAGGCATAGTCCCAGTGAATAAACAGCATAGTGCCTAAGGCGAAAATATTAAACCAATAAATGCCAATTGATAATTCATTGGCGATATGATTACTCAGGATATTGGTCGTAAAGGGGATAATTGATACGAATAAGAGAAAAAACAGCGAATACCACGACAGGTTCCGGTCATATTTTACGATATAATTAAACTGCGTGGAATGACCTGTCCAGAAAATTCCCAGCGTCATGAAACTCAGAAAATAGGTGAGTAGTTTAGGCAGAAGACTTTTCAATGAAAGCAGCAGTTCGGTATTTGATTGCAGCGTGTCACTAACCGGATCTTTGAGGTCGAATACCAGAATGGTCATGGCAATGGAAAACAAACCATCACTCAAGGCCTCAATTCGTTGTATACGCTGCCCCGATATTTTGTTATAGGTCGACATGAGGGTTGCTACAGAAAAGCATTATCTGCTAATGTACGACGCATACATATGCGCCTGGCCATAAAGGGAAGGCCGCTCTCCTACTTTTTTGATGGAACCGAAACCTAAGCTATGAAACAACTGACCCAACGAGCGAAAACCGATTGGGTAGGGAACCCACGGATTGGCTTTTTCGGTGTCATATTCTACAATCAGAAAGCTGCCGGAGTCGGTAAGGTGTTGTATCGCTTTTTGCAGAAAGCCTTTTTTGTCGTTTACATAGTGGAGCGAATTGGCCATAAGTATACCATCCAGATTTTGGAAAGGCCAGTCATCCTGTATAAAATCGAGCCAAACCGGTTCAATTCTCACACTGTTTTCCCTACTGATCGACTGAAGTGCCGAGCGGTCGGTATCAACGGCATAAATCACACTACCCGGTTTCTGGAAACTCGCCAGCGCCTTCGTAAATAGCCCTTTCCCGCAACCCAGGTCGGCCCACTGTGTGGCCTGATTTTGTCTATAATCAGTGGTTTCAATCAGCGAAATAGCGTCAGTAAGCTGCATAATTTCCAGACACTTAGTGCCTGTTTACGAGTGGATGTTGAAGATAGATAATGAGTAGCGATAAGAGAAAGAAAGGAAGCTCAATGGCTACGCCTTTCAAATCCTGATCTTTCAGATGAAAGGCAATAATGACGAGTATTCCAGCCGCCGTTATAAAATTACCCCAGACAAAAGTTGGCGGAAAAAGCACTAATACGGCGCCCAGAATGGTAAAAGCCCCCAAAATCATCAGGGCCGTTTTTCCGATTGCCCATTTGCTGAACATAGCGGTTATTTCGGGTTTGCCGGTGAGCATGGCCCAGCCTTGTTTTATACCCATATATAAGGCAAAAAGAATCAGGATCGTATTTAGTATTTTGATTGTCAGGGCCATAGTTTAACTGTTTTTTGAGTATATGAAGGAAAGGGAAGCGAATATAAGAACAGCAATAGCCGAATTGCGCAATTCGGCTATTGCTCACTGCAACAAAGATTGGCAACTTTCGGCGGTTGATTATGGTGAGCTTTTCCGAATTTATGGTTATTATTTTTAACGAGAGCGCAAACAAAAAGCCCTCGCTGATTGCTCAGGAGGGCTTTGCTGTATCTATTAGTTTATTTGCCAGAACAGGCCGATTTATTTGGCCGAAACCTGACCGCGCAGTGCGCGTGGGATTTCAATGCTGGCTACTGGGTTCGATATTTGTTCGAGCAGTTCGATATTTTGCACCTGAATCTGACCAACACGAACCGATTTACCTAAATCAAGACCCGTTACGTCGACGTCGATAAAGTCTGGAATATTTTCAACCATACCTTTCACGCGCAGTTTCCGAACACGGGTTACTAACTTACCACCTTTTTGGACACCCGGAGCCGTACCGACCAGACGAACAGGAACAGCCAGCTTAACAGGTTTATTATCAATGATCTGAAGGAAGTCAGCGTGCAACAGACTGTCGCTCACTGGATGGAACTGAGCTTCCTGAAGTAAAGCACGGTACACATCGCCTTCAATGTTCAGCGATACTTCGTAAACATTTGGTGTGTAGATCAATTGACGAAATAGAATAACTGGCGCATAGAAATGAATCTGTTCATTTCCGCCATATAACACGCACGGAACATTGCCCTCGGCCCGAATCGCCTGTGATTCCGCGCGGCCGAGATTCGCTCGTTTATACCCTACAATCTCGATTTTTTTCATGAGTTTGAAATGATTGACTTGTTGAATGACTGACTTGTTGAATAACTGGCCGACTGAATAGTTCAATCACTCAATCATTCAGCAACTCACTCAATTTTTTATAAACAGTGAACTAATAGATTCATGGTCGCGAATGCGGCCGATGGCTTTGGCAAAAAGCTCCGCTACCGACAACACTCTGATTTTTGGGTTCGACTCCTTCAGCGGGAGCGTATCCGCAACAACTAATTCTTCCAGCACCGAATTCGAAATATTCTCGTGTGCTTTACCCGACATGATTGGATGTGTACACACGGCCCGAACCGATGCGGCTCCTTTATCCATAATAATCTGAGCCGCTTTGGCCATTGTGCCGCCCGTATCGATCAGATCGTCGACGAGCACAACATTGGCTCCTTCAACATCACCAATAACCTGCATGGAGGCAATTTCATTGGCTCGTTTCCGGTGCTTGTCGCACAGAACAATGTCGGCATTGAAATGCTTGGCAAATGTACGGGCGCGATTGGCACCACCAACATCGGGCGAAGCAATAACCAGATTTTCGAGGTTCAGGCTTTTAATGTAGGGTACAAAAACCGATGTGCCTTCCAGATGATCGACCGGAAAATCGAAAAAGCCCTGAATTTGCCCGGCGTGAAGGTCAATCGTCATCAATCGATCGGCTCCCGATGCAGCCAGCATATTGGCAACCAGCTTGGCGGCAATCGAAACCCGAGGCTTGTCTTTACGATCCTGGCGGGCATAACCGAAATAAGGAATTACAACCGTAACATAGTGTGCTGACGCTCGCCGAGCCGCATCGACCATAAGAAGTAATTCCATCAGGTTATCCCCTGGAGGGGGGGTCGACTGAATCAGGAATACGTCGCACCCACGGATAGATTCTTCAAAGCTAGGCGACATCTCGCCGTCGCTGAAGCGCCGACAAGTATAT harbors:
- a CDS encoding TMEM175 family protein; this translates as MSTYNKISGQRIQRIEALSDGLFSIAMTILVFDLKDPVSDTLQSNTELLLSLKSLLPKLLTYFLSFMTLGIFWTGHSTQFNYIVKYDRNLSWYSLFFLLFVSIIPFTTNILSNHIANELSIGIYWFNIFALGTMLFIHWDYAYKHDYLSLHDEKKILVDQAVRSRIRTAQSLYFFCALLCFVSTYLSIACIIAIQLNYALGIVSSQTQRPE
- a CDS encoding class I SAM-dependent methyltransferase, with the protein product MQLTDAISLIETTDYRQNQATQWADLGCGKGLFTKALASFQKPGSVIYAVDTDRSALQSISRENSVRIEPVWLDFIQDDWPFQNLDGILMANSLHYVNDKKGFLQKAIQHLTDSGSFLIVEYDTEKANPWVPYPIGFRSLGQLFHSLGFGSIKKVGERPSLYGQAHMYASYISR
- a CDS encoding DoxX family protein, whose amino-acid sequence is MALTIKILNTILILFALYMGIKQGWAMLTGKPEITAMFSKWAIGKTALMILGAFTILGAVLVLFPPTFVWGNFITAAGILVIIAFHLKDQDLKGVAIELPFFLLSLLIIYLQHPLVNRH
- a CDS encoding 50S ribosomal protein L25/general stress protein Ctc, which translates into the protein MKKIEIVGYKRANLGRAESQAIRAEGNVPCVLYGGNEQIHFYAPVILFRQLIYTPNVYEVSLNIEGDVYRALLQEAQFHPVSDSLLHADFLQIIDNKPVKLAVPVRLVGTAPGVQKGGKLVTRVRKLRVKGMVENIPDFIDVDVTGLDLGKSVRVGQIQVQNIELLEQISNPVASIEIPRALRGQVSAK
- a CDS encoding ribose-phosphate pyrophosphokinase translates to MASFNPVKIFSGTQSTYLAEKIAHYYGKDLGGYTCRRFSDGEMSPSFEESIRGCDVFLIQSTPPPGDNLMELLLMVDAARRASAHYVTVVIPYFGYARQDRKDKPRVSIAAKLVANMLAASGADRLMTIDLHAGQIQGFFDFPVDHLEGTSVFVPYIKSLNLENLVIASPDVGGANRARTFAKHFNADIVLCDKHRKRANEIASMQVIGDVEGANVVLVDDLIDTGGTMAKAAQIIMDKGAASVRAVCTHPIMSGKAHENISNSVLEELVVADTLPLKESNPKIRVLSVAELFAKAIGRIRDHESISSLFIKN